AATTTCGTTCGACACTTTTCCTAAAAATTCATACGGCAAATGACACCAATCTGCCGTCATTCCATCCGTTGAAGTTACAGCGCGCAAAGCAATCGCATTTTCGTAAGTTCTTTCATCGCCCATCACACCAACCGATTGAACTGGAAGAAAAATCGCCCCTGCTTGCCAAACATCTTTGTACAAATTATATTTTTTTAGTTGCTCAATAAAAATAAAATCTGCTTCTTGTAAAATACGAATTTTATCTGCCGTAATTTCTCCCAGAATTCGTATTGCCAATCCT
This DNA window, taken from Bacteroidia bacterium, encodes the following:
- a CDS encoding GMP synthase (glutamine-hydrolyzing), yielding GLAIRILGEITADKIRILQEADFIFIEQLKKYNLYKDVWQAGAIFLPVQSVGVMGDERTYENAIALRAVTSTDGMTADWCHLPYEFLGKVSNEIINKVKGINRVVYDISSKPPATIEWE